From Pseudomonas sp. G2-4:
TTCTGTCAATGATTTCTTATCGAGCAGTTTTTGGAAAAGAAAGACGAGGCTGGATTGCTGCTCACCCAGAGCTGCAAAAAACTTGCGATCGACTTCCTCCACTACGACGATTGCCTTGTGTGCGATATCACGCCCCGCTTCGGAGACTGAAATAATCTTGGCCCGCGTGTCGGTAGGATGGACATCTCTTACAAACAGCCCGTTTGCAAGAAGCGCCCTGACCACCTGAGAGGTGGTCATCGGGTCGCTGCCAGTCAGTTGCGAAAGGCGCGTCTGGGTAAGCGGCTCTTGTGAACCGAACCAGGTGGTGACTGCAAGCATGACAAACTGAGTATGAGTCAGGCCCAACAGCTGCAAAGCGGCGCGCTGCTCGCGCTGCCAGTTGTTGGATATGCGCCAGAGCAAAAAACCTGGACT
This genomic window contains:
- a CDS encoding MarR family winged helix-turn-helix transcriptional regulator, with the translated sequence MKSKPLPTSHSGPSDSPGFLLWRISNNWQREQRAALQLLGLTHTQFVMLAVTTWFGSQEPLTQTRLSQLTGSDPMTTSQVVRALLANGLFVRDVHPTDTRAKIISVSEAGRDIAHKAIVVVEEVDRKFFAALGEQQSSLVFLFQKLLDKKSLTE